A stretch of the Clostridium fungisolvens genome encodes the following:
- a CDS encoding CDIF630_02480 family spore surface protein: MADNRYKEHDMAKPIERHDTAAWANIAETKEVSNVEIPSELDVRNAKEWVDTNQK, translated from the coding sequence ATGGCTGATAATAGATATAAGGAACATGATATGGCAAAACCTATAGAGAGACATGATACAGCTGCATGGGCCAATATAGCAGAAACTAAAGAAGTATCTAATGTTGAAATTCCAAGTGAATTAGATGTGAGAAATGCTAAAGAGTGGGTAGATACAAATCAAAAGTAG
- a CDS encoding SH3 domain-containing protein, whose translation MNRKKILQLLLATSAIASTIGFTNQYVHATEQTQVQTAQVNSISYHNIMGSSEASKEQMINYFKSLNMSNYKLSISIDDFVNIAYEEAQAEGVRGDIVVAQAFLETGYFRYNDGKGIVTAEDNNFAGIGAVGTDQSRSKFKDVREGLRAQVQHLKAYASTEPLKNEKVDPRFQLVTRGSAKSLEELGGKWAYPGYDTTAYSSFEQALNSGDTYGQRIYSIIGRAIGVNTSTKSNTNIADIKQAGSEKGQVINVSTNLRMRKSASADSPVISYLNNGQTFDIKGVAGDWYYISMNGQLGYIHKDYVKETPNTTVVVLPPASTSSSTQVVTQTSIVQPTITQSKGQVVNVSTSLRIRQLANVGSAVIGYLNNGQAFDIKEKSGDWYYIKFNDKLGYVHKDYVKEVSATTDTSTTANNNQNVNNNTNQSSTATNQQNNQPTNTVEKPSKGQVINISTTLRIRQTANTSSAIIGYLYNGQTIDIKDVNGEWYYIQVANRTGYVSKQYVKVTETSKSTTEQKPTDTQSTPVVQQPSTEAPTTQQPQTPQVTVQTGMVYNVTTNLRLRSKASSDSSVVAYILPNQTFKILSSSGDWFNIDFNGKTGYVSKAYVKVVSETNTSGSETTSNAFQEVYNVLKTQIGTPYIYGGYGQEITSSLIDLLKKAFPSQAASGMYDSIPVQFINKGYKAFDCSGLMQWGFKQAGINIGRTTYDQINDGKEVSKDEVKPGDLLFYSDISHVGMYVGDGKWIEAPNSKSFVRVVDVPWSKIGRVRRVIN comes from the coding sequence TTGAATAGAAAAAAGATATTACAGTTGTTATTAGCTACATCTGCCATAGCATCTACAATTGGGTTTACAAATCAATACGTTCATGCTACAGAACAAACTCAAGTTCAAACAGCTCAAGTTAATTCCATAAGCTACCATAATATTATGGGAAGCTCAGAGGCAAGCAAAGAACAAATGATAAATTACTTTAAGTCTTTGAATATGAGTAATTATAAATTATCTATTTCTATAGATGATTTTGTTAATATTGCATACGAAGAAGCTCAAGCAGAAGGCGTAAGAGGAGATATAGTAGTAGCCCAAGCTTTTTTAGAGACTGGATACTTTAGATATAATGATGGTAAAGGGATAGTTACGGCAGAAGATAATAATTTTGCTGGTATAGGTGCTGTAGGGACAGATCAAAGTCGAAGTAAGTTTAAGGATGTAAGAGAAGGACTTAGAGCTCAAGTTCAGCATCTAAAGGCTTATGCATCAACAGAGCCGTTGAAAAATGAAAAGGTAGACCCGAGATTTCAGCTTGTTACTAGAGGTAGTGCGAAGAGTTTGGAAGAACTAGGTGGTAAGTGGGCATATCCAGGATATGATACTACTGCTTATAGTTCTTTCGAGCAAGCATTAAATTCTGGAGATACATATGGTCAAAGAATTTATTCCATTATTGGGAGAGCAATTGGAGTAAATACTTCAACCAAGAGTAATACTAATATTGCTGATATAAAACAAGCTGGCTCGGAAAAAGGACAAGTTATAAATGTAAGTACTAATCTTAGAATGAGGAAAAGTGCTTCAGCAGATTCTCCAGTTATATCATATTTAAACAACGGGCAGACGTTTGATATAAAAGGAGTAGCGGGTGACTGGTATTACATAAGCATGAACGGACAACTAGGATATATCCACAAGGATTATGTGAAAGAAACGCCAAATACAACTGTTGTAGTATTGCCTCCAGCTTCTACTAGTAGCAGTACGCAAGTAGTTACTCAAACTTCAATAGTGCAGCCAACTATCACTCAATCAAAAGGACAAGTTGTAAATGTAAGTACTAGTTTGAGAATAAGACAATTAGCTAATGTAGGATCGGCTGTAATAGGATATTTAAACAATGGACAAGCTTTTGATATAAAAGAAAAAAGTGGAGATTGGTACTATATAAAGTTTAATGACAAACTTGGATATGTTCATAAGGATTATGTTAAGGAAGTTAGCGCTACTACTGACACAAGTACGACAGCTAACAATAATCAGAATGTAAATAATAATACTAATCAATCAAGTACTGCTACAAACCAACAAAATAATCAGCCTACAAATACTGTGGAGAAACCTTCTAAAGGGCAAGTTATAAATATAAGTACTACTTTAAGAATAAGACAGACTGCCAACACAAGTTCTGCTATTATTGGCTACTTATACAATGGACAAACTATTGATATTAAAGATGTTAATGGAGAATGGTATTATATACAGGTTGCTAACAGAACTGGTTATGTGAGTAAGCAGTATGTAAAAGTTACAGAGACTTCGAAAAGTACTACTGAACAAAAACCAACTGATACTCAAAGTACACCTGTAGTACAGCAACCATCAACTGAGGCTCCTACAACGCAGCAGCCACAAACTCCACAAGTAACAGTTCAAACTGGTATGGTTTATAACGTTACAACAAATCTTAGATTAAGAAGTAAAGCAAGTAGCGATTCAAGTGTAGTAGCATATATACTTCCTAATCAAACATTTAAAATATTAAGCAGTTCTGGTGATTGGTTCAATATAGACTTCAATGGAAAAACAGGATATGTAAGCAAGGCTTATGTAAAGGTAGTATCTGAAACAAATACGTCAGGAAGTGAAACTACAAGTAATGCATTCCAAGAAGTATATAATGTGTTAAAGACCCAAATAGGAACTCCTTATATATATGGAGGATATGGACAAGAAATTACCTCAAGCCTTATTGACTTGCTTAAGAAAGCATTTCCTAGTCAGGCTGCTAGCGGAATGTATGATAGCATACCGGTTCAATTTATTAATAAGGGTTACAAAGCTTTTGATTGTTCTGGTCTTATGCAATGGGGATTTAAACAAGCAGGAATCAATATAGGAAGAACTACTTACGATCAAATTAATGATGGTAAGGAAGTAAGCAAAGATGAGGTTAAGCCTGGAGATTTATTATTCTATTCTGATATAAGTCATGTAGGTATGTATGTGGGTGACGGAAAATGGATTGAGGCTCCAAATTCCAAGAGCTTTGTAAGAGTTGTAGATGTACCATGGAGTAAGATTGGAAGAGTAAGAAGAGTAATAAACTAA
- a CDS encoding dienelactone hydrolase family protein: MKIDFDYNKKTIKCVEGYILKGSNYRANYTRFRTLYSSPAPGTETVEVYNFEPKKEVKASAILLHGLGSRNIKFLLWMGAHLASAGVYCSIPVIPGNYTRVENDSVSGRSFLYPEIRVMYKFWQHAVVDVMSTIDYLEQKKVWTKNNCIMGYCLGGMLSSIVASLDKRIDQAMFMTTGGYFPKIIHQSPAAGFARKLFKDDHRDIHYLYDKERLFETYERQLPSVRAMSLNELINNDEIHPLFKIDPLSYASNLKKERVTFIDALLDEVIPIGSRMSLFKEMKGASRYILPMTHGSWLPFEILLAQYILYKVNIADKISLKQVKKKLKLDKDFFFNED, translated from the coding sequence ATGAAGATAGATTTTGACTATAATAAAAAAACTATAAAATGTGTTGAAGGATATATATTAAAAGGAAGTAACTATAGGGCTAACTATACAAGATTTAGAACCTTATACAGCTCTCCTGCACCTGGAACTGAAACTGTAGAGGTATATAATTTTGAACCCAAGAAGGAAGTAAAAGCGTCTGCTATTCTGCTTCATGGACTAGGGAGTCGTAATATAAAGTTTTTACTTTGGATGGGAGCTCATTTAGCCTCTGCAGGAGTTTACTGCTCCATACCAGTGATACCTGGAAACTATACAAGAGTTGAAAATGATTCAGTAAGTGGAAGAAGTTTTCTGTATCCTGAGATAAGGGTAATGTATAAGTTTTGGCAACATGCTGTAGTGGATGTTATGAGTACAATTGATTATCTCGAGCAAAAGAAAGTGTGGACAAAAAATAATTGTATAATGGGATACTGTCTAGGGGGAATGCTTTCATCAATTGTAGCTTCCTTAGATAAAAGAATAGATCAAGCTATGTTTATGACTACAGGAGGTTATTTTCCTAAGATAATACATCAATCACCAGCGGCGGGTTTTGCAAGAAAATTATTTAAAGATGATCATAGAGATATACACTATTTATATGATAAAGAAAGATTGTTTGAAACCTATGAAAGGCAGTTACCAAGTGTTAGAGCGATGTCGTTAAACGAGCTGATTAACAATGATGAAATACATCCGCTTTTTAAAATTGATCCCCTATCCTATGCAAGTAATCTGAAAAAAGAAAGAGTAACTTTTATAGATGCATTGTTGGATGAGGTTATACCTATTGGGAGCAGAATGTCGCTTTTTAAGGAAATGAAGGGAGCATCGAGATATATACTACCTATGACCCATGGAAGCTGGTTACCTTTTGAAATATTACTAGCTCAATATATCTTATATAAAGTAAATATTGCAGATAAAATAAGCTTAAAACAGGTTAAAAAGAAACTTAAGCTTGATAAAGATTTCTTTTTTAATGAAGATTAA
- a CDS encoding amidase domain-containing protein, with protein MMLKKICYGKQMIIKISSLFLIFTILSSCFCIKQVNAEPSTNEGAKPITKEEATTIVQDIFNNRNKAIIDGNMNLVKELYDTKTKYGTWAYEYEQKKDQYLHNWQEKQGAKFVEIVPKVVVRKVRGDQTKASINFICSTEYKYIYDNEPDVLNSFRIGTYHIMSLAKLGDKWIINKEWYKDPFGDSLDLEKLKVDSIKTHILSQPPRDFSTLNERRKGAMDYAFRYCGAASEEIFEFKYNKKYRDYNPEGGDCANFASQILYEGGKFKKNGAWGYDSSGATRAWLNADGFKNYMVGSGRASVIAYGSYEKVYKASYKLLPGDFVAYEKKGDINHISVVTGADSKGYALVTCHNTDRNNVPWDLGWSDKKIKYWLVRVHY; from the coding sequence ATGATGCTAAAGAAAATATGTTATGGAAAACAGATGATTATAAAGATATCCAGTTTATTTTTGATTTTTACAATTCTTAGTTCTTGTTTTTGTATAAAGCAAGTTAATGCTGAGCCTAGTACAAACGAAGGTGCTAAGCCAATTACAAAAGAAGAAGCAACCACAATAGTACAGGATATCTTTAATAATAGAAATAAAGCAATAATAGATGGTAATATGAATTTAGTGAAGGAATTATACGATACGAAAACTAAGTATGGCACTTGGGCTTATGAGTATGAGCAAAAAAAAGATCAATACCTTCACAATTGGCAAGAAAAGCAGGGTGCTAAGTTTGTAGAAATAGTTCCAAAGGTTGTTGTAAGAAAGGTGAGAGGAGATCAAACTAAGGCCTCTATTAATTTTATTTGTTCTACTGAATACAAATATATCTACGACAATGAACCTGATGTATTAAACAGCTTTAGAATAGGCACATATCATATAATGAGTTTGGCTAAGTTAGGAGATAAGTGGATTATAAATAAAGAATGGTATAAGGATCCCTTTGGAGACTCTTTGGATTTAGAGAAACTTAAAGTAGACTCTATAAAGACTCATATACTTTCGCAGCCTCCAAGAGATTTCTCTACTCTGAATGAGAGAAGAAAAGGTGCAATGGATTATGCATTTAGATATTGCGGAGCAGCAAGTGAAGAGATTTTTGAATTTAAGTATAATAAAAAATATAGAGACTATAACCCAGAAGGTGGAGATTGTGCGAACTTTGCATCACAGATACTATATGAAGGTGGTAAGTTTAAAAAGAATGGAGCTTGGGGCTATGATAGTAGTGGTGCTACAAGAGCTTGGCTCAATGCGGATGGGTTTAAAAACTATATGGTGGGAAGTGGAAGAGCGTCGGTTATAGCATATGGAAGCTATGAAAAAGTATATAAAGCATCTTATAAATTGCTTCCAGGAGATTTTGTTGCATACGAAAAAAAGGGAGACATAAATCATATTTCAGTTGTTACCGGGGCTGACTCTAAAGGGTATGCCTTAGTTACTTGCCACAATACCGATAGAAACAACGTTCCTTGGGATTTGGGCTGGAGTGATAAAAAGATAAAATACTGGCTTGTAAGAGTTCATTATTAA
- a CDS encoding M15 family metallopeptidase, translating into MKKRIILVILMVCLLFSYEARGKVKEVDYNITMKQDLLTLMMAYPSYITGVEKNNDNIYIVMKSGKKIIYDDKKQKTFEQKLANPDLQDMLEQIYPLESIDGVVADKFDPGRMRVYELLHDVYGHSKGEIEKNLKSVAGGMQFNGQNNAASSLNTVVKSLNELTKSNGKASSDIYPFNGTYNYRIIAGTGRLSPHAFGIAIDLNRDSRDYWQWASLEQGDKRIKGYTKEIPKIFEANNFIWGGKWRHFDILHYEYRPEILIKAKYFGNKDDKYDNWWGKVPTNDQSIKSFIDIIEKSL; encoded by the coding sequence ATGAAAAAAAGAATAATTCTAGTAATACTAATGGTATGTTTACTGTTTTCCTATGAGGCTAGAGGTAAGGTAAAAGAAGTTGATTATAATATAACGATGAAACAAGATTTACTTACCCTTATGATGGCATATCCTTCTTATATAACAGGAGTAGAAAAGAATAATGATAATATATATATTGTCATGAAGTCAGGAAAAAAGATAATTTATGATGACAAAAAGCAAAAAACTTTTGAGCAAAAGCTAGCTAATCCCGATCTTCAAGATATGCTTGAACAAATTTATCCACTTGAATCAATAGATGGAGTTGTAGCAGATAAATTTGATCCTGGAAGAATGAGAGTTTATGAATTATTACATGACGTATATGGGCATAGTAAAGGTGAAATAGAAAAAAATTTAAAGTCAGTGGCAGGAGGAATGCAGTTTAATGGACAAAATAATGCTGCAAGTAGTCTAAATACAGTAGTAAAGTCCTTAAATGAATTGACAAAGTCTAATGGGAAGGCATCATCAGATATTTACCCATTCAATGGAACTTATAATTATAGAATAATAGCTGGAACAGGAAGATTAAGTCCTCATGCTTTTGGTATTGCAATAGATCTTAACAGAGATTCAAGAGACTATTGGCAATGGGCTTCTTTAGAACAAGGAGATAAGAGAATAAAAGGATATACAAAGGAGATACCTAAGATATTCGAAGCTAATAATTTTATATGGGGAGGAAAGTGGAGACATTTTGATATACTTCACTACGAGTACAGACCGGAAATTCTAATTAAGGCTAAATATTTTGGAAATAAAGATGACAAGTATGATAACTGGTGGGGGAAGGTACCAACCAATGATCAGAGCATAAAGTCGTTCATAGATATAATAGAAAAAAGTTTATGA
- the ltaE gene encoding low-specificity L-threonine aldolase: MSKRFIDLRSDTVTQPTEAMRKAMFKAMVGDDVYGDDPTINELEKYAAELVGMEAALFVPSGTFGNQLALFTHCRRGEEVILGEDCHIVAHEVGAAAVIAGVQLRALPTERGRMNLEKIRSTIRTEDIHFPETSLICVENAYSNGAVVDLDYMRAISNIAKEANLKVHIDGARLFNAASFLKVEAKEITKYCDSVMFCLSKGLCAPVGSMLAGSQEFIDKARKKRKLMGGGLRQAGFLAAAGLIALKDMTKRLSEDHGNAVYLADELDKIEGIKVDRDNLDINMVFFTIDNIEDISDKLVKYFNDSDIKINGQEGGKLRFVTHYWISKEDIDYVINTLKNFLNN; this comes from the coding sequence ATGTCAAAAAGATTTATTGATTTAAGAAGTGATACAGTAACACAACCAACAGAAGCAATGAGAAAGGCTATGTTCAAAGCAATGGTTGGAGACGATGTATATGGCGATGACCCTACAATAAATGAACTTGAAAAATATGCTGCAGAACTAGTAGGAATGGAAGCTGCATTATTTGTACCAAGTGGAACTTTTGGTAATCAATTAGCACTTTTTACTCATTGTAGAAGAGGAGAAGAGGTTATTCTAGGTGAGGATTGTCATATAGTAGCTCATGAAGTTGGAGCTGCAGCTGTTATAGCGGGTGTGCAATTAAGAGCTCTTCCAACAGAGAGAGGAAGAATGAATTTAGAAAAAATAAGAAGTACTATAAGAACTGAAGATATTCATTTTCCAGAAACATCATTGATTTGTGTTGAAAATGCTTATTCAAATGGAGCTGTAGTAGACTTAGATTATATGAGAGCGATAAGTAATATAGCAAAAGAAGCCAATCTTAAAGTTCATATAGATGGAGCTAGATTATTTAACGCAGCATCATTCTTGAAGGTTGAAGCTAAAGAAATAACAAAATATTGTGATTCGGTAATGTTCTGTTTATCAAAAGGTCTTTGTGCACCAGTAGGATCTATGCTAGCGGGTAGTCAGGAATTTATAGATAAGGCTAGAAAAAAGAGAAAATTAATGGGTGGTGGACTTAGACAAGCTGGTTTCTTAGCAGCAGCAGGTTTAATTGCTTTAAAGGATATGACTAAGAGACTTAGTGAGGATCATGGGAATGCAGTATATCTAGCAGATGAACTGGATAAAATTGAGGGAATTAAAGTAGATAGAGATAACTTAGATATAAACATGGTTTTCTTTACTATAGATAATATTGAAGATATATCAGATAAATTAGTTAAGTATTTTAATGATAGTGATATAAAAATAAATGGACAAGAAGGCGGAAAGCTAAGATTTGTTACTCATTACTGGATTTCAAAAGAAGATATAGATTATGTTATAAATACTTTGAAAAATTTTTTGAATAATTAA
- a CDS encoding thioredoxin family protein produces MRPVLFFMMKSCPYCKQAINWMKELEQENPAYSDIEIKTIDENLEPDLADQYDYYYVPTYYINGEKVHEGVATKEKIKQVFDTALL; encoded by the coding sequence ATGAGACCAGTACTATTTTTTATGATGAAATCATGCCCTTACTGCAAACAAGCAATAAACTGGATGAAAGAGCTTGAACAAGAAAATCCAGCATATTCAGATATAGAAATAAAAACTATTGACGAAAACTTAGAGCCAGATTTAGCAGATCAATACGATTATTATTACGTACCAACTTATTACATTAACGGTGAAAAGGTACATGAGGGCGTTGCTACAAAAGAAAAAATAAAGCAAGTATTTGATACTGCATTATTATAG
- the mgrA gene encoding L-glyceraldehyde 3-phosphate reductase, translated as MAHTPSSSRYTNMKYNRCGKSGLKLPAISLGLWHNFGGVDTLENQKRLITTSFDLGITHFDLANNYGPPPGSAEENFGRILHSELSGYRDELVISTKAGYGMWAGPYGDWGSRKYLISSLDQSLKRMNLDYVDIFYSHRPDPNTPVEETMMALDQVVRQGKALYVGISNYSAEQTAKASKILKELGTPCLIHQPRYSMFDRWIENGLQEVLEEEGIGSIAFCPLAQGLLTNKYINGVPQDSRAANPTSPFLNCDAITVEKVEKIKKLNDIAQNRNQSLAQMSLAWVLRNGKVTSALIGASKVSQVIENVQVVNNLDFSEEELRLIDEITK; from the coding sequence ATGGCACATACTCCATCAAGCTCAAGATACACTAATATGAAATATAATAGATGTGGAAAAAGCGGTCTAAAACTGCCTGCGATATCTCTTGGTTTATGGCATAACTTCGGTGGCGTAGACACTTTAGAAAACCAAAAAAGATTAATAACCACATCCTTTGATTTAGGAATAACACATTTTGATTTAGCAAACAACTATGGACCACCTCCAGGATCTGCTGAAGAAAACTTTGGAAGAATTCTTCACTCTGAGCTTTCTGGTTATAGAGATGAGCTAGTTATCTCTACAAAAGCTGGCTACGGAATGTGGGCAGGTCCTTATGGTGACTGGGGATCAAGAAAATATTTAATATCAAGCTTAGATCAAAGCTTGAAGAGAATGAATTTAGATTATGTAGATATATTCTATTCTCACAGACCAGATCCAAATACTCCTGTTGAAGAAACTATGATGGCTTTAGATCAAGTAGTTAGACAAGGTAAAGCTTTGTACGTAGGTATATCAAACTATAGTGCTGAACAGACAGCAAAGGCATCTAAGATATTGAAGGAGCTTGGAACTCCTTGCCTTATTCATCAGCCAAGATATTCAATGTTTGATAGATGGATTGAGAACGGACTTCAAGAAGTTTTAGAAGAGGAAGGAATAGGATCTATAGCATTTTGTCCTCTTGCTCAAGGACTACTTACAAATAAATATATTAATGGAGTTCCTCAGGATTCTAGAGCCGCTAACCCAACTTCTCCGTTCCTAAATTGTGATGCAATAACTGTAGAAAAGGTTGAAAAGATAAAGAAGCTTAATGATATAGCACAAAACAGAAATCAATCTCTTGCTCAAATGTCACTTGCATGGGTTTTAAGAAATGGTAAAGTTACTTCTGCACTTATAGGTGCAAGTAAAGTTTCTCAAGTTATAGAAAATGTTCAGGTAGTAAATAATCTAGATTTCTCTGAAGAAGAGCTTAGATTAATAGATGAAATAACTAAATAA
- a CDS encoding ABC transporter permease, with the protein MSFLILLKSNLKRLTKSKSTIIATIIVPFIVVLSFGFLFKSLIGADNENVIVNSDKGSYSNEFVKEIQTNTKIKIYDKDTATEKLKKKNISEFYEIPEDFSDKIEKGEKPQIISYKLGSNSDLGNFQLNADSLINNMLLKNEFKSNGKDITLKALSYKEANISVIGKDKTNFGDAMVLNLIISFALFSSIGISMDLFHLNEQNIIVRSFTTANKPRVIIGAILGALFIISALSYSFIYILSALVNSPSMLTKAPIAILNIICLALVSLSLGILVTRVVKRENYINVVLQIIVGVTCFVGGSFMPYDFLPKSVTAFSKFTPQYWALQSINTQKPEYALVVVLFSLVLFTAGTFKVKRIA; encoded by the coding sequence ATGAGTTTTTTAATATTGTTAAAAAGTAATCTAAAGAGATTGACTAAAAGTAAAAGCACTATTATAGCAACTATTATTGTTCCATTTATAGTGGTTTTATCCTTTGGTTTTTTATTTAAGAGTCTAATTGGAGCTGATAATGAGAATGTTATTGTAAATAGTGATAAGGGAAGCTATAGTAATGAATTCGTTAAAGAAATACAAACTAATACTAAGATTAAGATATATGATAAAGATACGGCAACAGAAAAGCTAAAAAAGAAAAATATAAGTGAATTCTATGAAATACCTGAGGATTTCTCTGATAAGATTGAAAAAGGTGAAAAGCCTCAAATAATTTCTTATAAGCTTGGAAGTAATTCTGATTTAGGAAATTTTCAATTAAATGCGGATTCACTGATAAATAATATGTTACTAAAAAATGAGTTTAAAAGTAACGGAAAAGATATAACATTGAAAGCTTTAAGTTATAAAGAAGCTAATATTTCAGTTATAGGAAAAGATAAGACTAATTTTGGAGATGCTATGGTTCTTAATCTAATAATAAGCTTTGCTTTATTCAGCTCTATTGGTATATCGATGGATCTATTTCACCTAAATGAGCAAAATATAATTGTGAGAAGTTTTACTACAGCTAATAAACCAAGAGTTATAATAGGAGCTATACTAGGGGCACTTTTTATAATATCTGCATTATCTTATAGTTTTATTTATATATTAAGTGCTTTAGTAAATTCCCCTAGTATGCTTACAAAAGCACCCATAGCAATTCTAAATATAATTTGTTTGGCATTAGTATCCTTAAGTCTTGGAATTCTAGTAACTAGAGTAGTAAAGAGGGAAAACTATATCAATGTAGTATTACAAATAATTGTAGGAGTTACATGCTTTGTAGGTGGAAGTTTTATGCCTTATGACTTTTTGCCTAAGTCTGTTACAGCATTTTCGAAGTTTACTCCTCAGTACTGGGCATTGCAATCAATAAATACTCAAAAACCAGAGTATGCATTGGTAGTAGTATTATTTTCACTAGTGTTATTTACTGCAGGAACCTTTAAAGTTAAGAGAATAGCTTAA
- a CDS encoding ABC transporter permease: MNLVTEIKKNLISFIRQNRIIFVLFIICPMIAAYVYGVMQQDLFAGKSSFEPVKVEFKYDKTSQEGKALESMLNTKEVKNFIDSDTEDDIKCRVIIDKSFNDITIEKVTGSDSALDMVQGFMTTFTENINQYKVIYKNIDSISLNDEEKKALTSKIIGKLQEVQKVPSVKEKIIEGYKSLGAREYYTISMFSFSSVMIMLTLVKLFYKEKRVGILRRSFSTPNKKVNYLAGYLSSSFIIVFFINIVYVMINKILGIAFTTSIVWILVAVIFQSLLQASVIGLIIAFVKSEKVSNSIITVITALPLMIGGVFYSVDMTDASVLKIISNFSPNSLILNSYKSLAIIEGSYGALNQIILMLLVAVIFLVVSFVKVNIAWED, encoded by the coding sequence ATGAATCTAGTAACAGAGATAAAAAAGAACTTAATATCTTTTATTAGACAGAACAGAATAATATTTGTGCTATTTATAATTTGTCCTATGATAGCAGCTTATGTTTATGGTGTTATGCAACAGGATCTGTTCGCTGGTAAAAGTTCCTTTGAACCTGTAAAGGTTGAGTTTAAATATGACAAAACTTCACAAGAAGGCAAAGCTTTAGAATCAATGCTAAATACAAAAGAAGTTAAAAACTTTATAGATAGTGATACTGAAGATGATATAAAGTGTAGAGTTATAATAGATAAATCTTTTAATGATATAACAATAGAAAAAGTAACTGGATCCGATAGTGCATTAGATATGGTTCAGGGCTTTATGACAACTTTTACTGAAAATATTAATCAATATAAGGTTATCTACAAAAATATAGATTCTATTAGTTTAAATGATGAAGAAAAGAAAGCACTTACAAGTAAAATAATTGGAAAACTTCAGGAAGTACAAAAAGTTCCTTCCGTTAAGGAAAAAATAATAGAAGGCTACAAGTCATTAGGAGCAAGAGAATATTACACCATATCAATGTTTAGTTTCTCGTCAGTTATGATAATGCTTACCTTAGTAAAATTGTTCTACAAAGAGAAGAGAGTTGGAATACTAAGAAGGAGTTTCTCTACCCCTAACAAAAAAGTTAATTACTTAGCAGGATATTTAAGTTCATCCTTTATAATAGTATTTTTTATAAATATAGTATATGTGATGATAAATAAAATCTTAGGGATAGCTTTCACTACTTCGATAGTATGGATATTAGTTGCAGTTATTTTTCAAAGCTTGCTTCAGGCATCTGTTATAGGTCTAATAATAGCTTTTGTAAAAAGTGAGAAAGTAAGTAACTCAATAATTACTGTGATTACAGCTTTACCGTTAATGATTGGAGGCGTCTTCTATAGTGTTGACATGACTGATGCAAGTGTACTAAAAATAATATCTAATTTTTCTCCTAATTCCTTGATACTTAATTCTTATAAGAGTTTGGCTATAATTGAAGGAAGTTATGGTGCCTTAAATCAAATTATTCTTATGCTTTTAGTAGCTGTGATATTTTTAGTTGTAAGCTTTGTTAAAGTTAATATTGCATGGGAGGATTAA